A part of Brassica rapa cultivar Chiifu-401-42 chromosome A05, CAAS_Brap_v3.01, whole genome shotgun sequence genomic DNA contains:
- the LOC103870118 gene encoding glucan endo-1,3-beta-glucosidase 4, whose protein sequence is MMLLPRWFLEAILLLISALAFTNAAFIGVNIGTDLTNMPSPSDIVSLLKSHQITHVRLYDANSHMLKALSNTTIQVTVGVTNQEILKIGRFPSSAASWVNKNVAAYVPSTNITAIAVGSEVLTESPHVAPILASALNNIHKALVATNLNFQVKVSTPMSMDVMPKPFPPSTSTFSPSWNTTVHQILQFLDNTGSFFMLNAYPYYGYTTANGIFPLDYALFKQLSAVKQIVDPNTLLHYDSMFDAMVDAAYYSMEALNFSKIPVVVTETGWPSSGGSDETAATVGNAETFNSNLIKRVLNNSGPPSKPDIPINTYIYELYNEDKRSGPESEKNWGMFYPNGTSVYPLGLSGSGGGGGGSEALNGTTLFCVAKVDADDDKLEDGLNWACGQGRANCGPIQPGQACYLPNDIKSHASFAYNDYYQKMKGVGGTCDFDGTAITTPRDPSYRTCAYTGSPNANGTGGNFPPALGPASQVGGNANAVFVSIYHLPFLATLALTLLLVL, encoded by the exons ATGATGCTGCTTCCGAGATGGTTTCTAGAAGCAATCTTGCTCCTAATCTCAGCTCTTGCCTTTACAAACG CTGCATTCATAGGCGTAAACATAGGAACAGATCTCACCAACATGCCCTCACCTTCAGACATCGTCTCCCTCCTCAAATCTCATCAAATCACACACGTCCGTCTCTACGACGCCAACAGCCACATGCTCAAAGCCCTCTCCAACACCACCATCCAAGTCACGGTCGGCGTGACCAACCAAGAGATCCTCAAAATAGGACGCTTCCCTTCCTCAGCCGCCTCCTGGGTCAACAAAAACGTCGCCGCCTACGTTCCTTCCACTAACATCACAGCCATCGCCGTCGGCAGCGAGGTCCTCACCGAATCCCCCCACGTGGCGCCCATCCTCGCCTCCGCTCTCAACAACATCCACAAGGCTCTCGTGGCAACGAACCTCAACTTCCAAGTCAAAGTCTCAACCCCTATGTCTATGGACGTAATGCCTAAACCATTTCCTCCGTCTACCTCCACGTTCAGCCCTTCCTGGAACACGACCGTTCATCAGATTCTTCAGTTTCTCGACAACACCGGCTCCTTTTTCATGCTTAACGCGTATCCTTACTACGGCTACACGACGGCTAACGGCATTTTCCCGCTTGATTACGCTTTGTTTAAACAGCTCTCTGCCGTGAAGCAGATCGTTGACCCTAATACGCTTCTGCATTACGATAGTATGTTTGACGCTATGGTGGACGCTGCTTACTACTCCATGGAGGCGTTAAACTTCTCTAAGATCCCCGTCGTCGTTACGGAAACTGGCTGGCCTTCTTCAGGTGGAAGTGATGAAACTGCTGCGACTGTTGGTAACGCGGAGACGTTTAATAGTAACTTGATCAAGCGCGTGTTGAACAACTCTGGTCCTCCTAGCAAACCGGATATACCTATCAACACTTACATCTACGAGCTTTACAACGAGGACAAACGGTCCGGGCCTGAGTCGGAGAAGAACTGGGGGATGTTTTATCCTAATGGGACTTCTGTTTATCCTCTTGGCTTAAGCGGTAGcggcggcggtggtggtggcTCTGAGGCTTTGAACGGTACGACGTTGTTCTGTGTGGCGAAAGTTGATGCTGATGATGATAAGTTGGAGGACGGTTTGAATTGGGCTTGCGGACAGGGCCGGGCTAACTGCGGTCCGATTCAACCGGGGCAAGCGTGTTATCTACCGAATGATATCAAGAGTCATGCTTCTTTTGCTTATAATGATTATTACCAGAAGATGAAGGGTGTTGGTGGGACTTGTGACTTCGATGGTACTGCCATCACTACGCCTAGAGATCCTA GCTATAGAACATGTGCTTATACGGGAAG CCCAAACGCAAACGGAACGGGAGGAAACTTTCCTCCTGCGTTAGGACCCGCAAGTCAAGTAGGAGGGAACGCAAACGCAGTTTTCGTTTCTATCTACCATCTTCCCTTCTTGGCGACGTTAGCTCTCACACTACTACTAGTACTGTAA
- the LOC103870116 gene encoding serine/arginine-rich SC35-like splicing factor SCL30A: MYLPKEYYTGSVSPQDRRYEKERSYSRSPPKNCSSGSHGRVRSRSPRSVSVSQGRSVSPRRTQELYTPEQARRPVARQSRSRSLSPRGERNGDRSPSQ, translated from the exons ATGTACCTTCCGAAGGAGTATTATACTGG GTCTGTCTCACCTCAGGATAGACGATATGAGAAGGAGAGGTCATACTCTCGCTCACCACCAAAAAATTGCTCAAGTGGGAGTCATGGGAGGGTGAGGAGCCGTAGCCCAAGAAGTGTAAGCGTGAGCCAAGGAAGAAGTGTAAGCCCGAGAAGAACACAGGAGCTATACACGCCCGAACAAGCCAGGAGGCCGGTTGCTAGGCAGAGCAGGAGCAGGAGTCTAAGCCCTCGTGGAGAAAGAAATGGAGACCGTTCTCCAAGTCAGTGA